From the genome of Labrus bergylta chromosome 12, fLabBer1.1, whole genome shotgun sequence, one region includes:
- the sars1 gene encoding serine--tRNA ligase, cytoplasmic, translating into MVLDLDLFRTDKGGDPEIIRETQRKRFKDVTLVDKLIAADTEWRKCRFTADNLNKAKNLCSKSIGEKMKKKEPVGDDDSVPEEAQSLESLTADTLSALTVSQIKKVRVLVDEAVEKTDSERIKLEAERFEYLREIGNLLHPSVPISNDEDADNRVERTWGDCSVQKKYSHVDLVVMIDGFDGERGAVVAGSRGYFLKGPLVFLEQALINYALRILYSKKYTMLYTPFFMRKEVMQEVAQLSQFDDELYKVIGKSSEKSDDNAIDEKYLIATSEQPIAAFLRDEWLKPEDMPVRYAGFSTCFRQEVGSHGRDTRGIFRVHQFEKIEQFVYASPHDGKSWEMFDEMIETAEEFYQSLGIPYRIVNIVSGALNHAASKKLDLEAWFPGSSAFRELVSCSNCTDYQARRLRIRFGQTKKMMDKAEFVHMLNATMCATTRVMCAILENYQTEEGIVIPEKLRDFMPPGLTEIIKFVKPAPIDQEMSKKAKKQQDGGGGGKKKKQGGDLPNAMESMSVNDS; encoded by the exons ATGGTGCTCGACTTGGACCTGTTTCGTACCGACAAAGGCGGCGATCCAGAAATCATCCGCGAAACTCAAAGGAAGAGATTTAAAGATGTTACACTGGTTGACAAACTTATCGCCGCGGACACAGAGTGGAGAAAAT GCCGCTTCACTGCAGACAACCTCAACAAAGCTAAGAACCTCTGCAGCAAGAGCATTggggagaaaatgaaa AAAAAGGAACCAGTTGGAGATGATGATTCTGTACCTGAAGAAGCACAGAGCCTTGAGTCGCTAACAGCTGACACACTGTCG GCCCTCACAGTATCCCAGATCAAGAAGGTGCGTGTGCTCGTGGATGAGGCAGTGGAGAAAACGGACAGTGAGAGGATAAAGCTGGAGGCAGAGCGCTTTGAGTACCTGAGGGAGATTGGCAACCTTCTGCACCCGTCTGTACCCATCAGCAATGATGAG GACGCAGACAACAGGGTGGAGCGTACCTGGGGAGACTGCAGCGTGCAGAAGAAGTACTCTCACGTTGACCTGGTGGTCATGATCGATGGCTTTGATGGAGAGAGGGGCGCTGTCGTGGCCGGGAGCAGAGGTTACTTTCTGAAG GGACCACTGGTGTTTCTGGAGCAGGCTCTGATCAATTACGCCTTAAGGATTCTGTACAGCAAGAAATACACCATGCTCTACACACCCTTCTTCATGAGGAAGGAGGTTATGCAGGAAGTGGCACAGCTCAGCCAGTTTGACGACGAGCTCTACAAG GTCATCGGTAAGAGCAGTGAGAAGTCAGACGACAACGCCATCGATGAGAAGTACCTCATCGCCACCTCTGAGCAGCCAATTGCAGCCTTCCTGAGGGACGAGTGGCTCAAACCCGAGGACATGCCCGTCCGCTACGCAGGTTTCTCCACCTGCTTCAGGCAGGAAGTGGGCTCGCATGGCCGAGACACCCGTGGGATCTTCAGGGTGCACCAGTTTGAGAAG ATTGAGCAGTTCGTCTATGCCTCCCCACATGATGGCAAATCCTGGGAGATGTTTGATGAGATGATCGAGACGGCAGAAGAGTTTTACCAGTCACTAGGAATCCCTTATCGCATTGTCAACATCGTCTCTG GTGCTCTGAATCATGCAGCCAGTAAGAAGCTTGATCTGGAGGCCTGGTTCCCCGGCTCCAGTGCGTTCAGAGAGCTGGTCTCCTGCTCAAACTGCACCGACTATCAGGCCAGGCGCCTCCGCATCCGCTTCGGGCAGACCAAAAAGATGATGGACAAG GCGGAGTTTGTGCACATGTTGAACGCAACCATGTGTGCCACCACACGAGTGATGTGTGCCATCCTGGAGAATTACCAAACCGAAGAGGGAATCGTCATCCCAGAGAAGCTCAGGGACTTCATGCCTCCTG gtTTGACGGAGATCATCAAGTTTGTCAAGCCGGCTCCTATAGATCAGGAGATGTCCAAGAAAGCAAAGAAAcagcaggatggaggaggaggaggaaagaagaagaagcagggaGGAGACCTGCCCAACGCCATGGAGAGCATGTCCGTCAACGACTCATAG
- the si:ch211-207e14.4 gene encoding interleukin-17 receptor D: MWKAAALVLYHLLTLGQLLSVQEDVTAAAITPQNCSLDCIQQGGPGCEYCRITRADVKRALGFKSINAFGSCIPWPCFELLGEEDPQICQHYVQAPNDVKVEFVHEQNPQSDTVVVSWKPSYYGIAFLRGFQVSLQALGGSSVACQLFLFHRNLSLTVSHAQRVYKSDPFPGLSLGTQYAVTVMALPVPEEWEKFYHSKIFSTRSCAQKNSLEQCKNDWYPQHIQVEQEGSAITVTFNLAPPNLGIRSYFSLCYANGKKKYTDITPNSYKNKTHHSFQLTDLQEETNYTCEIAADEVDAVRRKFNVQVLRIRKGGTPPLSVSPSMALMLPLGLAVAAILVVLLAALTRRRPQLHMKRLNIKPDLITQDQESGTQEEMLALPQGRQTPPRLLICYSSNDGPALIKAVMQLGSFIQQYMATQVCLDLWDSLSVAGEGSMAWYCRQIQESDFIMVICSPGLNIKPKPPEPDNNEDEDEDGELCDFESNTFSSDTAVQLVGEEVGRAKARGRDLSKYMSVIFEYSEETDVPTELRLVSHYTLTKDLPLLFSHLHKVALHRPGGYLKINNISEEGFTKLPAGAALQRAILEVGMEMRAKRCR, translated from the exons ATGTGGAAGGCAGCAGCTCTTGTTTTGTACCATCTTTTGACACTGGGCCAGCTGCTCTCAGTTCAGGAGGATGTCACAGCCGCTGCCATCACTCCTCAGAACTGCAGTCTGGACTGTATACAACAG GGGGGACCTGGGTGTGAATACTGCAGGATAACCCGAGCTGACGTCAAGAGGGCTCTGGGCTTTAAGTCCATTAATGCATTTGGAA GTTGTATTCCCTGGCCGTGTTTTGAGCTGCTCGGAGAAGAAGACCCTCAAATCTGCCAGCACTACGTCCAAGCACCAAATGATGTGAAGGTGGAGTTTGTACATGAGCAAAACCCCCAATCtgacactgttgttgtttcctgGAAGCCCAGTTACTATG GCATCGCCTTCCTGCGGGGCTTTCAGGTGTCATTACAGGCTTTGGGAGGGTCGAGTGTTGCCTGTCAGCTCTTTCTCTTCCACCGTAACCTCTCTCTCACAGTGTCACACGCTCAAAGG GTGTACAAGTCAGACCCTTTCCCCGGCCTCTCCCTGGGGACTCAGTATGCTGTTACCGTCATGGCTCTGCCAGTGCCTGAGGAGTGGGAGAAGTTCTACCACAGCAAGATCTTCTCCACACGCT caTGTGCACAGAAGAACAGTCTGGAGCAGTGCAAAAATG actGGTATCCACAACACATCCAGGTGGAGCAGGAAGGGAGTGCCATCACAGTCACTTTTAACCTCGCTCCTCCAAACCTGGGCATCAGAAGCtacttctctctgtgttacGCTAACGGCAAGAAGAAATACACAGACATAACCCCT AATTCCTACAAGAACAAAACTCATCACAGCTTTCAGCTGACCGACCTTCAAGAAGAAACCAACTACACCTGTGAG ATTGCAGCTGACGAGGTGGATGCAGTGAGGAGAAAATTCAATGTCCAGGTGCTACGAATAAGAAAAG GAGGAACCCCTCCACTCTCGGTCTCTCCCTCCATGGCTCTGATGCTTCCACTCGGCCTGGCTGTGGCAGCCATACTTGTAGTTTTACTGGCTGCTCTCACTAGAAGGAGGCCCCAACTGCACATGAAGAGACTGAACATAAAGCCag ATCTCATCACGCAGGATCAAGAGAGTGGGACACAGGAGGAGATGTTGGCATTGCCCCAAGGTCGACAGACCCCTCCTCGTCTTCTGATTTGCTACAGCAGCAATGATGGCCCCGCTCTTATCAAAGCTGTCATGCAGTTAGGGTCTTTTATACAACAGTACATGGCCACTCAG GTGTGTCTGGATCTGTGGGACTCTCTGAGCGTGGCCGGGGAGGGCAGTATGGCCTGGTACTGTCGGCAGATCCAGGAGAGCGACTTCATCATGGTGATCTGTTCTCCGGGCCTCAACATCAAACCCAAGCCTCCAGAGCCAGACAACAATGAAGACGAAGACGAAGATGGAGAACTTTGTGACTTTGAGTCCAACACCTTCAGCTCCGACACAGCCGTGCAGCTTGTCGGAGAGGAGGTGGGCCGAGCCAAAGCCAGGGGTCGGGACCTTTCAAAATACATGTCAGTCATTTTTGAGTACTCTGAGGAGACAGATGTCCCAACTGAGCTGAGGCTGGTGTCTCACTACACGCTGACAAAAGACCTACCGCTGCTCTTCTCCCACCTCCACAAAGTGGCTCTTCACAGGCCGGGGGGGTACCTGAAGATCAACAACATCTCAGAGGAAGGCTTTACTAAGTTACCTGCTGGAGCAGCTCTGCAGAGGGCTATCCTGGAGGTGGGGATGGAAATGAGGGCAAAGAGGTGCCGCTAG
- the fam50a gene encoding protein FAM50A has translation MAQYKGAASEAGRAMQLMKKREKEREQLEQLKQKIAEDNMVKSNIDKKFSAHYDAVEAELKSSTVGLVTLNDMKAKQEALVKEREKQLAKKEQSKELQLKLEKQKEKKRKEEQKRKIASLSFNPEDEGEEEEEEEEENEEEELDYAPVKKKKLGKNPDVDTSFLPDRDREEEENRLREELRQEWELKQEKIKSEEIEITFSYWDGSGHRKTVKMKKGNTIQNFLQRALEVLRKDFSELRSAGVEQLMYIKEDLIIPHHHSFYDFIVTKARGKSGPLFSFDVHDDIRLVNDATVEKDESHAGKVVLRSWYEKNKHIFPASRWEPYDPEKKWDKYTIR, from the exons ATGGCGCAGTACAAGGGAGCAGCCAGTGAGGCTGGGAGAGCCATGCAGCTCATGAAGAAacgagaaaaagaaagagaacagCTCGAACAGCTGAAGCAGAAGATTGCCGAG gACAACATGGTCAAGTCTAATATTGATAAGAAGTTCTCAGCTCATTATGATGCTGTCGAGGCCGAGCTGAAGTCCAGCACTGTTG GTCTGGTGACACTGAATGACATGAAGGCCAAGCAGGAGGCGCTGGTCAAGGAGCGAGAGAAACAGCTGGCCAAGAAGGAGCAATCGAAGGAGCTCCAGCT CAAGCTTGAGaagcaaaaagagaagaagaggaaggaggaacagaagagaaaaatagCCAGCTTGTCTTTTAATCcagaagatgaaggagaagaggaggaggaggaagaggaggaaaatgaagaggaggagctggatT ACGCTCCAgttaagaagaagaaacttgGGAAAAATCCAGATGTGGACACAAGTTTCTTGCCTGATCGAGACCGAGAG gaggaggagaatcgtctcagagaggagctcagacaggaaTGGGAGCTCAAACAAGAGAAAATTAAGA GTGAGGAGATTGAGATCACATTCAGCTACTGGGATGGTTCTGGACATCGTAAGACTGTCAAG ATGAAGAAGGGCAATACAATCCAGAACTTTCTGCAAAGAGCCCTGGAGGTCCTCAGGAAAGACTTCAGTGAGCTCAG GTCTGCTGGAGTGGAGCAGCTGATGTACATCAAAGAGGATCTGATAATCCCACAT CATCACAGTTTTTATGACTTCATTGTGACCAAAGCCAGAGGCAAGTCTG GTCCTCTTTTCAGCTTTGACGTCCACGATGATATCCGACTGGTTAACGACGCCACAGTagagaaagatgag TCTCATGCAGGTAAGGTGGTGCTGAGGAGCTGgtatgagaaaaacaaacacatcttccCTGCGAGTCGCTGGGAGCCGTACGATCCCGAGAAGAAGTGGGACAAATATACG atccGGTGA